In a single window of the Acetivibrio clariflavus DSM 19732 genome:
- a CDS encoding dTDP-glucose 4,6-dehydratase — translation MKVLLVTGGSGFVGSNFINYFFRRNKNYIIINLDNLTHSQNINNLKEFEKSPRYHFVKGSILNQDLVNYVIKRHRPDYIINFACETNVNKSLTNPASVFETNVLGTLTLLESAKYFWSKHNYEGNRFIQVSTTEVYGSNSDADNYFNEESNISPQNPYAISKASSDMLVKSFVTHFNFPAIISRCCKNYGPYQYLEEFIPSCIKSAIENKTIALSEENNKHREWLYVLDHCTALVRILFYGKIGEIYNIGSGTEYTDMEIANKILKILGKPEIKLESDNSKIPEVHHAVNSYKIRNNLSWGHKYNMDNGLFETVHWYILNKSWWM, via the coding sequence ATGAAAGTGCTGTTAGTAACCGGTGGTTCAGGTTTTGTGGGCAGTAATTTCATTAACTACTTTTTCAGACGTAATAAAAATTACATTATTATAAACTTAGATAACCTCACCCATTCACAAAATATCAATAACCTTAAAGAATTTGAAAAGTCACCGAGATACCATTTTGTAAAAGGCAGCATACTTAATCAAGATCTCGTTAATTATGTAATAAAAAGGCACCGTCCCGACTATATAATAAATTTTGCCTGTGAGACCAATGTCAATAAAAGTCTGACAAACCCTGCCTCTGTTTTTGAAACAAACGTTTTAGGTACACTTACATTACTTGAAAGTGCAAAGTACTTCTGGAGTAAGCATAATTATGAGGGTAACCGTTTTATACAGGTATCCACAACTGAGGTTTACGGTTCTAATAGTGACGCGGACAATTATTTCAATGAAGAGTCCAATATTTCACCTCAAAACCCCTACGCAATTTCAAAAGCAAGCTCAGACATGCTGGTAAAGTCTTTTGTGACTCATTTCAATTTTCCGGCAATTATAAGCAGGTGCTGTAAAAATTACGGGCCATATCAGTATTTGGAAGAATTTATACCGTCATGTATTAAGAGTGCAATTGAGAATAAAACAATAGCTTTGAGTGAAGAAAACAATAAGCATCGCGAATGGCTATATGTTCTTGACCACTGTACTGCTTTGGTACGTATATTGTTTTACGGAAAAATAGGAGAGATATATAATATAGGATCCGGAACAGAATATACCGATATGGAAATTGCAAATAAAATTCTAAAAATACTCGGAAAGCCCGAAATTAAATTGGAATCAGACAATTCCAAAATTCCGGAAGTCCATCACGCTGTAAACAGCTATAAAATCAGAAACAACCTCAGTTGGGGACATAAATACAATATGGATAACGGTTTATTCGAAACAGTTCATTGGTATATATTAAACAAAAGTTGGTGGATGTAG
- a CDS encoding carbohydrate-binding protein translates to MPRKCKSNNKDYISNGVTIQPAVPTVGENITILYDGLLAKSGASHVYARVGFGTNWDNETDYAMTKTDTGFEVTIPVLKADTLNLCFKDCANNWDNNSGMNYSFDVAN, encoded by the coding sequence ATGCCCAGAAAATGTAAATCCAACAATAAAGATTATATATCCAATGGTGTTACTATACAACCTGCCGTACCAACAGTGGGAGAAAATATTACTATTTTATATGACGGACTTTTGGCAAAAAGCGGTGCTTCCCATGTTTATGCTCGAGTAGGCTTTGGCACCAACTGGGATAACGAAACAGATTATGCCATGACAAAAACCGATACCGGTTTTGAAGTTACTATCCCGGTTTTAAAAGCAGATACTCTCAACCTATGTTTCAAAGATTGCGCCAATAACTGGGACAACAACTCAGGAATGAATTATTCCTTTGATGTAGCAAATTAG
- a CDS encoding DUF881 domain-containing protein, with amino-acid sequence MKAGRSISITLICVILGVMLAWQYKSIVNNNKKDITKYTRLETVKDELIAQKEQNEDLRKRNEELQKRIEEFENSQGDLSQLEKNLEAELERVRLIAGLTDVEGAGVVIKLEYVGKEYVRENAILRLINELKAAEAQAISIEDERIVAMSEIKRGGDFIVVNGKQMVSPFTIKAIADPKKLENSLTMIGGIVEELELVYEMKVSIEKKDNIVIPKVRDDGSVLKYDLLHPKKH; translated from the coding sequence ATGAAAGCTGGCAGAAGTATATCTATAACTTTGATATGTGTTATTCTTGGAGTTATGCTGGCCTGGCAGTATAAAAGTATAGTGAACAATAATAAAAAAGATATTACAAAATATACAAGGTTGGAAACTGTTAAAGACGAACTAATTGCCCAAAAAGAACAAAATGAAGATTTGAGGAAAAGGAATGAGGAGTTACAAAAAAGAATTGAGGAATTTGAGAATTCTCAAGGTGACTTAAGCCAATTGGAAAAAAATTTGGAAGCTGAACTGGAAAGGGTTAGACTTATAGCAGGTTTAACAGATGTTGAAGGTGCTGGTGTAGTTATTAAGCTTGAATATGTAGGAAAAGAATACGTCAGGGAAAATGCTATATTGCGTTTAATAAATGAACTTAAGGCTGCCGAAGCACAAGCAATATCCATCGAAGATGAGAGGATTGTTGCCATGAGTGAGATTAAAAGAGGAGGAGACTTTATAGTAGTAAATGGCAAACAGATGGTAAGTCCTTTTACAATTAAAGCTATAGCTGATCCTAAAAAATTGGAAAATTCATTGACGATGATTGGCGGAATTGTAGAGGAACTTGAGTTAGTATATGAAATGAAAGTTTCTATAGAGAAAAAGGATAACATAGTTATTCCAAAAGTTAGAGACGATGGTTCCGTTTTGAAGTACGATTTGTTGCATCCGAAAAAACACTAA